The following DNA comes from Mycobacteriales bacterium.
CGTGGTGTGGTCCGACGGCGGCCGGTCGAAGGTCGAGGCGATGACCTCACCCTTCACCGACCGCTGCATGTCGGTGACTTCCTCAGGACGCTCGTCCACCAGGACGACCATGAGGTGGCACTCGGGGTTGTTGGTGGTGATGGCGTTGGCGATCGCCTGCAGCACCATCGTCTTGCCGGCCTTCGGCGGGCTGACGATGAGGGCACGCTGACCCTTGCCGATCGGCATCACCAGGTCGATCACCCGGGTGGTGAGCAGGTGAGGCTCGGTCTCGAGGCGCAACCGCTCCTGCGGGTAGAGCGGAGTCAGCTTGTGGAACTCCGGGCGCTTGCGCGCCTCGTCCGGCTCCAGCCCGTTGACCGTGTCGAGGCGGACGAGGGCGTTGTACTTGTCCCGCCGCTCCCCTTCGCGGGGCTGGCGGACCGCGCCGGTGATCGCGTCGCCGCGGCGCAGACCGTTTTTGCGGACCTGCGACAGCGAGACGTAGACGTCGTTCGGGCCGGTCAGGTAGCCCTGGGTCCGGACGAACGCGTAGTTGTCGAGGATGTCGAGGATCCCGGCGACCGGGAGCAGGACGTCGTCCTCGGCGATGACGGGCTCGGGCTCGCCGCCGAAGCGGTCCCGTTGGCCACCACCGCCACCACCGCTGCGCCGCTGCCGATCGCGGAACCGGCCACGCCGCCGGCGACCGCCGCCACCGCCGTCGAAGTCGTCGTCGCGCTGCTGGTTGTCCGAACGCTGGTTATCGCGCTGGTTGTCCGAGCGCTGGTTGTCCGAGCGCTGGTTGTCCGAACGCTGGTTGTCCGAACGCTGGTTGTCCGAGCGCTGGTTGTCGCGCTGCTGGTTGTCCCGCTGGCGGTTGTCCGACCGGCGCTGGTTGTCCGAGCGCTGGTTGTCCCGCTGCTGGTTGTCCGAGCGCTGGCTCTCGCCGCCGGCGCCCTCGCCTTGCGCGGCCGGCCGGTCGCCGGAGCTCGCGGCAGCGGGCTCGGGACGGTCGGCGGCCTCCGGGCTGTCGGTCCGGTTGGACTGGTCGGCGGTCTCGGCGGGCGCGTCCGCTGCCGGTGACCCGGCCGGACGACGCGCGCTGCGGCGGCTCCGGCTGGGTGCCTCCCCAGCGGTCGCCGGCTGCGCCGAGGCGGCCGGAGCATCGGAGGATCCGCCCTGCTTGGCCTTGATGGCCGCGATCAGGTCGCTCTTTCGCATGCGACCGGTGTCCGCAATCCCGATGCTGCGTGCGAGCTCCTGGAGCTCGGCTAGCACCATTCCGGACAATCCGGCGCGGCGGCGGGGGCGGGACGCCCCGTCTACGGGGGCGGATTCCTCCCGTGCCGCAGAAGTTGATCGACCGGCGGAGCCGGTCGGTTGTGAAACGCCGCCCTGTGCCGCGGAGTCGGGCACATCGGTACGGACGTCGGTGATGTCGCTCAAGTGAGGGGTCCTTCCCTACGACGGTCCCATCGGAATGCGGGGCCGGTGCGGAGCGACCGGCGAATGCCGGGTGGGTCACCCACCGTGTAGTGGACGACGATCAGGGCAGCCGGGGCGCGTCCGGTCTCGGTCATGATGCGCTGCAGGATCCCTGAACCATCTGACCGAAATCACGGAGAATGCGGATTGTCGACGTACGCCGGAAACAACGACTT
Coding sequences within:
- the rho gene encoding transcription termination factor Rho, translated to MVLAELQELARSIGIADTGRMRKSDLIAAIKAKQGGSSDAPAASAQPATAGEAPSRSRRSARRPAGSPAADAPAETADQSNRTDSPEAADRPEPAAASSGDRPAAQGEGAGGESQRSDNQQRDNQRSDNQRRSDNRQRDNQQRDNQRSDNQRSDNQRSDNQRSDNQRSDNQRDNQRSDNQQRDDDFDGGGGGRRRRGRFRDRQRRSGGGGGGQRDRFGGEPEPVIAEDDVLLPVAGILDILDNYAFVRTQGYLTGPNDVYVSLSQVRKNGLRRGDAITGAVRQPREGERRDKYNALVRLDTVNGLEPDEARKRPEFHKLTPLYPQERLRLETEPHLLTTRVIDLVMPIGKGQRALIVSPPKAGKTMVLQAIANAITTNNPECHLMVVLVDERPEEVTDMQRSVKGEVIASTFDRPPSDHTTVSELAIERAKRLVESGHDVVVLLDSITRLGRAYNNASPASGRILSGGIDSTALYPPKRFLGAARNIENGGSLTILATALVQTGSTGDTVIYEEYKGTGNAELYLDRRLADKRVFPAIDIDPSGTRKEEILLPPDELAIVIKLRRVLHALESQQALELVLDRLRKTATNVEFLMQVQKTTTMSPQD